From Chaetodon trifascialis isolate fChaTrf1 chromosome 1, fChaTrf1.hap1, whole genome shotgun sequence, one genomic window encodes:
- the smad3a gene encoding mothers against decapentaplegic homolog 3a: MSILPFTPPIVKRLLGWKKGEQNGQEEKWCEKAVKSLVKKLKKTGQLDELEKAITTQNINTKCITIPRSLDGRLQVSHRKGLPHVIYCRLWRWPDLQSHHELRAVELCEYAFHTKKDEVCVNPYHYQRVETPVLPPVLVPRHTEIPSEFPPLDDYSHSIPENTNFPAGIEPQSNYIPETPPPGYLSEDGETSDHQMTHSMDTSSPNLSPNPVSPTHSNLDLQPVTYCEPAFWCSISYYELNQRVGETFHASQPSLTVDGFTDPSNSERFCLGLLSNVNRNAAVELTRRHIGRGVRLYYIGGEVFAECLSDSAIFVQSPNCNQRYGWHPATVCKIPPGCNLKIFNNQEFAALLAQSVNQGFEAVYQLTRMCTIRMSFVKGWGAEYRRQTVTSTPCWIELHLNGPLQWLDKVLTQMGSPSIRCSSVS; encoded by the exons ATGTCAATTTTGCCTTTCACTCCCCCCATTGTCAAAAGACTTTTGGGCTGGAAGAAGGGAGAGCAGAACGGCCAGGAGGAGAAATGGTGCGAAAAGGCGGTGAAAAGTCtggtgaagaagctgaagaagacgGGACAACTGGACGAACTGGAGAAAGCTATCACCACCCAGAACATCAACACAAAATGCATCACCATACCAAG GTCTCTGGATGGCCGTCTGCAGGTGTCCCACAGAAAAGGTCTGCCCCACGTCATCTACTGCCGTCTGTGGCGCTGGCCCGACCTGCAGTCCCACCACGAGCTGCGGGCGGTGGAGCTGTGCGAGTACGCCTTCCACACGAAGAAGGATGAAGTGTGCGTCAACCCGTACCACTACCAGAGAGTAGAGACGCCAG TACTCCCACCAGTGCTGGTGCCCAGACACACAGAAATCCCCAGTGAGTTCCCACCTCTGGATGACTACAGCCATTCAATCCCTGAAAACACCAACTTCCCTGCTGGCATCGAGCCCCAGAGTAACTACATACCAG AAACGCCACCACCAGGCTACCtcagtgaggatggagagaccAGCGATCACCAGATGACCCACAGCATGGACACAAGCTCCCCAAACCTGTCACCCAACCCTGTTTCACCCACACACAGCAACTTAG ACCTCCAGCCAGTGACGTACTGCGAGCCGGCCTTCTGGTGCTCTATTTCCTACTACGAGTTGAACCAGCGAGTAGGAGAGACCTTCCACGCCTCACAGCCCTCGCTGACAGTGGACGGCTTCACGGACCCCTCCAACTCAGAGCGCTTCTGCCTCGGCCTGTTGTCCAACGTGAACCGCAACGCAGCCGTGGAGTTGACACGCCGACATATTG GCCGTGGAGTGCGGCTCTATTACATCGGAGGAGAAGTGTTTGCTGAGTGTCTCAGCGACAGCGCCATCTTTGTCCAAAGCCCCAACTGTAACCAACGCTACGGCTGGCACCCGGCCACGGTCTGCAAGATCCCTCCAG GATGTAACCTGAAGATCTTCAACAACCAGGAGTTTGCAGCCCTGCTGGCCCAGTCAGTCAACCAGGGGTTTGAGGCCGTGTACCAGCTCACCAGGATGTGCACCATCCGCATGAGCTTCGTCAAGGGCTGGGGAGCCGAGTACAG GCGACAGACGGTGACCAGCACCCCCTGCTGGATCGAGCTGCACCTGAACGGCCCCCTGCAGTGGCTGGACAAGGTGCTCACACAAATGGGCTCCCCCAGCATCCGCTGCTCCAGCGTCTCTTAG